One genomic region from Saprospiraceae bacterium encodes:
- a CDS encoding nuclear transport factor 2 family protein yields the protein MNFKSILILAGLFIIGSYSCTSPVAEKMPVVDTASVKAEIQALEDAYAKAEMAKDADAVVAYYAEDAISMPNNEPKVMGKANILNRLKMNMAKDSTLANIAFVVEDIMVAGACVIETGKSTSTNTSGKVTAGKYISIFEKRDGKYVCVKDIFNEDAAEK from the coding sequence ATGAATTTCAAATCAATCCTTATCCTTGCCGGTTTATTTATAATTGGCTCTTATTCCTGTACCTCGCCAGTTGCTGAAAAAATGCCGGTGGTGGATACAGCTTCTGTCAAAGCCGAGATACAAGCATTAGAAGACGCCTACGCCAAAGCGGAGATGGCGAAAGATGCTGATGCTGTGGTGGCATATTATGCAGAAGATGCAATCAGTATGCCTAACAATGAACCGAAAGTCATGGGTAAAGCCAATATCTTAAACAGGCTTAAAATGAATATGGCCAAAGATTCGACCCTGGCCAATATTGCGTTTGTCGTTGAAGATATTATGGTGGCTGGAGCTTGTGTCATTGAAACTGGAAAAAGTACTTCCACCAACACCTCTGGTAAAGTCACTGCAGGAAAATATATTTCTATTTTTGAAAAAAGAGATGGAAAATATGTTTGTGTCAAAGACATATTCAATGAAGACGCTGCTGAAAAGTAA